Proteins from a single region of Juglans microcarpa x Juglans regia isolate MS1-56 chromosome 5S, Jm3101_v1.0, whole genome shotgun sequence:
- the LOC121267314 gene encoding uncharacterized protein LOC121267314, giving the protein MNCPLYGQQRLEAAQFGPWLRAKSVIRRRVVKEGRNFNPMGQVSQGDVHLSQQDRESSERQGPEPMRNADKETVLKKGKGVSLGEDKGEDDHVRNQALMKEPDKVEEEGRDRVILDFFKSLFTASNQTASLNFLNGLARRITDDMNASLTQEFKAEEVTQPLNQMSPTKAPGPDCMAPLFFRKYWDVVGKDVIVAILNVLNSDVISLSQSAFVPGRLIIDNVLVAYELVHFLRQKSYGKKGYMSLKLDIKGPILASRGLRQGDLLSPCLFLMCTKGLVTLMQQADQHMMVEGIKICKGAPKINHLLFAYDSLIFCRATMQSNIKIQHLLEIYEKASGQKVNKEKTSMVFSKNVAAGQPELIMNFWGVQRHQQ; this is encoded by the exons ATGAACTGTCCTCTGTATGGGCAACAACGTCTGGAAGCAGCACAATTTGGCCCTTGGTTAAGGGCAAAATCTGTCATACGTCGAAGGGTGGTGAAGGAAGGGAGAAACTTCAATCCAATGGGGCAGGTCAGTCAAGGGGATGTTCATCTTAGTCAGCAGGACAGGGAAAGCAGTGAGAGGCAAGGGCCAGAACCAATGAGGAATGCAGATAAGGAAACTGTTTTGAAAAAAGGAAAGGGCGTGTCTTTAGGAGAGGATAAAGGGGAGGATGATCACGTTAGAAACCAAGCACTGATGAAGGAACCAGACAAG GTCGAAGAAGAAGGGAGAGATAGAGTAATCTTAGATTTCTTTAAGAGTCTCTTTACTGCCTCTAATCAAACTGCAAGCTTGAATTTTCTGAATGGCCTGGCTAGAAGAATAACAGATGATATGAATGCAAGCCTCACTCAAGAATTCAAGGCTGAGGAAGTAACACAACCTCTTAACCAAATGAGTCCTACTAAGGCTCCTGGCCCAGATTGTATGGCTCCTTTATTTTTTCGAAAGTATTGGGATGTGGTAGGAAAGGATGTTATTGTTGCTATTCTTAATGTTCTCAATAGTG ATGTGATTTCATTGTCTCAAAGTGCGTTTGTCCCTGGTCGACTCATAATAGATAATGTGCTTGTAGCTTATGAGTTAGTACATTTCCTAAGACAGAAGAGCTATGGGAAGAAAGGGTACATGTCATTAAAGCTGGACATTAAG GGTCCTATCTTAGCATCTCGTGGCTTGAGGCAAGGGGATCTTCTATCCCCTTGCCTCTTTCTAATGTGTACTAAAGGCCTAGTTACGTTGATGCAACAAGCTGACCAACATATGATGGTGGAAGGGATCAAGATCTGCAAAGGGGCTCCAAAGATcaatcatcttttatttgcataTGACAGTTTGATATTTTGCAGGGCCACAATGCAGTCAAACATTAAGATTCAACATTTGCTTGAGATCTATGAGAAAGCTTCAGGCCAAAAGGTGAATAAAGAAAAGACCTCGATGGTCTTTAGCAAGAATGTGGCAGCTGGACAACCGGAGCTAATCATGAATTTTTGGGGAGTGCAAAGGCATCAACAATAG
- the LOC121268033 gene encoding sufE-like protein 1, chloroplastic/mitochondrial, producing the protein MSSPSISPCLRLFSTKIIYPLLSHKTLTAPKPHTLSFSKTISFHRLPTTLSSLASPLSSASGSVPLQPIEELPPKLQEIIKLFQSVQEPKAKYEQLLFYGKKLKPLETQFKTKENKVEGCVSQVWVRAFLDADKNVFYEADSDSILTKGLAALLVNGLSGRPVEEVLQVSPDFVVLLGLQQSLTPSRNNGFLNMLRLMQKKALQLVVETERSKNLEPRVHGGIRNMNFGLNPNVNVEENPEVILNSVSKINDSVGNVNFGLNSDVGVDKNINSGDLGSRGKRIKEKLKRELSPVELEVEDISYQHAGHTGVRGSDGETHFNVKVVSKEFEGKSLVKRHRFVYALLQEELQTGLHALSIVAKAPSEV; encoded by the coding sequence ATGTCTTCACCTTCAATCTCACCCTGTCTCCGTTTATTCAGCACCAAAATCATATATCCTCTCCTCTCCCACAAAACCCTCACAGCCCCAAAACCCCATAccctctcattttctaaaaccatatcTTTTCATAGACTTCCCACTACACTCTCATCATTAGCATCTCCATTGTCATCAGCATCTGGTTCTGTACCTCTGCAACCCATAGAAGAACTACCACCAAAGCTCCAAGAAATCATCAAGCTATTTCAATCTGTGCAAGAGCCCAAGGCCAAGTACGAGCAACTCCTGTTCTACGGGAAGAAACTCAAGCCTCTTGAAACCCAGTTCAAGACAAAGGAAAACAAGGTAGAGGGCTGTGTCTCCCAGGTTTGGGTCAGGGCCTTTTTGGATGCTGACAAGAATGTTTTCTACGAGGCTGATTCTGACTCAATCCTCACCAAGGGGCTTGCTGCTTTGCTCGTCAATGGGCTTTCAGGCAGGCCTGTTGAGGAGGTTCTGCAGGTCTCTCCAGACTTTGTGGTGCTTCTTGGGCTCCAGCAGAGCCTCACACCTTCGAGGAATAATGGGTTCTTGAACATGTTGAGGTTGATGCAAAAGAAGGCACTCCAACTGGTTGTGGAAACTGAAAGGAGCAAGAATTTGGAGCCGAGAGTCCATGGTGGCATTAGAAACATGAATTTTGGATTAAATCCCAATGTGAATGTTGAAGAAAACCCGGAGGTGATATTGAATTCCGTATCGAAAATCAATGACAGTGTTGGAAATGTGAACTTTGGATTGAATTCTGATGTGGGTGTTGACAAAAACATAAATTCGGGTGATTTGGGAAGTAGGGGGAAGAGAATTAAGGAGAAATTGAAGAGAGAGCTTAGTCCTGTAGAATTAGAGGTGGAAGATATCTCATATCAGCATGCAGGGCACACAGGTGTTAGAGGAAGTGATGGGGAAACTCATTTTAATGTGAAAGTTGTCTCTAAGGAGTTTGAAGGCAAGAGTTTGGTTAAGAGGCATAGGTTTGTTTATGCTTTATTGCAAGAGGAGTTGCAGACTGGACTACACGCATTGTCAATTGTGGCAAAGGCGCCTTCTGAAGTTTAA